The following proteins come from a genomic window of Trifolium pratense cultivar HEN17-A07 linkage group LG4, ARS_RC_1.1, whole genome shotgun sequence:
- the LOC123881818 gene encoding alternative oxidase 3, mitochondrial-like: MNHFLVKSTAQALFRSSRNYHRNFSTAAIAQLSHQHGGGAYGSFHGQRMSTLPEKKDHQPEENKNENNNAAVSSYWGIARPKVLKEDGTEWPWNCFMPWESYNSDVSIDVTKHHVPQSSGDKFAFRSVKFLRVLSDLYFKERYGCHAMMLETIAAVPGMVGGMLLHLKSLRKFQHTGGWIKALLEEAENERMHLMTMVELVKPSWHERLLVITAQGVFFNAFFVFYILSPKTAHRFVGYLEEEAVISYTQYLNAIESGKVENVPAPAIAIDYWRLPKDATLKDVVTVIRADEAHHRDVNHFASDIHHQGKELKEAPAPVGYH, encoded by the exons ATGAACCATTTTTTAGTCAAGTCAACAGCACAAGCTCTCTTCCGGAGTAGCCGGAACTATCACCGTAACTTCTCAACTGCAGCAATCGCTCAGCTGAGTCACCAGCATGGTGGCGGTGCGTATGGAAGCTTCCACGGGCAGAGGATGTCCACTCTGCCCGAGAAAAAAGATCACCAGCCAGAGGAGAACAAGAACGAGAACAACAACGCAGCCGTTTCCAGTTACTGGGGGATTGCTAGGCCCAAGGTTCTTAAGGAGGATGGAACTGAGTGGCCATGGAACTGTTTCATG CCATGGGAAAGTTATAACTCAGACGTGTCAATAGATGTGACCAAGCATCATGTACCACAATCATCTGGAGACAAGTTTGCTTTCAGATCTGTCAAGTTTCTAAGGGTTCTCTCTGATCTATATTTCAAG GAACGGTATGGATGCCATGCAATGATGCTAGAAACAATAGCAGCCGTCCCAGGAATGGTAGGAGGGATGCTTTTACACTTAAAATCTCTAAGAAAATTTCAACACACTGGTGGTTGGATCAAAGCATTACTTGAAGAAGCAGAGAATGAGAGAATGCATTTGATGACAATGGTTGAGCTTGTGAAACCAAGTTGGCATGAGAGGCTTTTAGTTATTACAGCACAAGGTGTTTTCTTCAATGCATTCTTTGTTTTTTACATTCTGTCACCAAAAACAGCACACAGGTTTGTTGGTTATTTGGAAGAAGAAGCTGTGATTTCATATACACAATATTTAAATGCAATTGAAAGTGGTAAAGTTGAAAATGTACCTGCTCCTGCTATTGCAATTGATTATTGGAGACTTCCTAAGGATGCAACTCTTAAGGATGTTGTTACTGTTATTCGTGCTGATGAGGCTCATCATAGGGATGTCAATCACTTCGCTTCG